From Saccharibacillus brassicae:
GGTAGACCGGGCAGACGTTCAGGCACGCGCCGCAGCGGATACATTGCAGCGCTTCGTGGAACTCGCTTGCGAGAATGTCCGAACGTCCGTTGTCGACGATGACGAGATGGAATTCTTCGGGTCCGTCGGAGTCTCCTTCCGCCCGGGGGCCCATGACGGTAATGTAGCTCGTCAGCTTCTGCCCGACCGCGCTGCGGCAGAGCAGATTGTCGAGCACTTCCATCTCTTCGAGCGTCGGTACGATCCGCTCCATGCCCATGACGGCGATATGCGTCGGCGGCAGGGCGGCCGTCAAATCGCCGTTGCCCTCGTTCGTGACGAGGTTGATCGCTCCGAGATTGGCGACGGCGAAGTTGCAGCCGGTAATGCCGACCTCGGCGGCGAGGAACTTTTCGCGCAGCACCTTGCGCGCGAAGCGGGCCAGATGTTCCGGCGTCTCGTCGCCCGCGTAATTCAATTTGGACGCGAACACGTCGCGAATCTGGTCGCGGTTCTTGTGCAGGGCGGGGGCCACGATATGCGAAGGCGGGTCCCAATCGTCTTCCTGCAAAATGTATTCGCCGAGATCGCTCTCGATCACTTCGCAGCCGGCTTCGATCAGCACGCGGTTCATCTCGATCTCTTCCGTGACCATCGATTTCGCTTTGACGACCCGGCGCGCGTTTTTGCTCTGCACCACGTCGCGGATATAGCCGCTCGCTTCTTCCTTCGTCCGCGCGAAGAACACGTGGCCGCCGCGGCGTTCGACGTTGTCCGCCATTTGCCCAAGATAATAATCGAGATTTTCCAGCGTATGCTGCCGGATCTGCTGGCCGAGTTCGCGCCATTGTTCCCAATCGCCGAGCGAAGTCGCCGCCGTGAGGCGGCGGGTCTTCAGGCTGTCCTGGGCGGAGCCGACGGCGCCCCGCATATACGCGTCGCCGATCCCGTCCGCGGTGCGCTGTTCGAAATCCCGTTTGTCCGTTTGCAGGCTCATGTCGAAATCCCTCCTGTCAGACCGTTTGTCAGACTATTGTTCAAACCGCTTGTCAGATCGTTTTTCACTTTCGGATTCGGCGGCACCTGATTGAGCACTTCCGCGATATGCATCACTTGGATCTCCCGGCCTGTCCGCGACAGGCGTCCGCCGATATTCATCAGGCAGCCCATGTCCGCGCTGATCAGATAGTCCGCGCCCGTCTCCGCGACGCAGGCGCTTTTCTCGTCCGCCATCTGCTGCGAGATCTCCGGCATTTTGACCGAGAACGTGCCGCCGAAGCCGCAGCAGTTGTCCGCATTGACCAGCGGTGCAAGCTCCAGTCCGTCGACTTCGGCCAGCAGCAGAAACGGCGTCTCGGTCTCGCCGAGCAGCCGCGTCATATGGCAGGAACGATGATACGTGGCGAGTCCTTCCAGGCGGGCGCCGACGTCGGTCACGCCGAGCACGCGCACGACGAATTGGGTGAATTCGAACGATTTGTTTTTGAGTGCAATCGCTTTCAATTCCCACTGCGGGTCGTTTTTGAAAATGCGCGGATACTCATGGAACATGGCGATACACGAACCGGACGGGCCCACGACGTAATCGGCCTGTTCGAACGCGCGCATCATGTTGATCATGGCGGCTTTGGAATCTTCCAGATAACCGCTGTTATACGTAGGCTGCCCGCAGCATACCTGGGAAGCGGGGAAATCCGTTTCGCAGCCGAGCCGTTCGAGCACTTCGACCATCGCTTTGCCGACGCCGGGATACATAAGGTCGACCACGCAGGTCGAGAAGATGCTGACTTTCATGACTCATCCCTCCGTTTTTTCTCTATTGTACGCTTTGAAGAAAGGTTTGAAAACCACAATAGGGCAAAAATAAAATAAAAAATCATTACAAAACCACAAAATAAAAGAATAAAATGTTGACAATAAAAAATGATAACGTTTACAATACAATAGAAGAAACAGCTTTTATCCCATTTCGAGGAGGCAGTACGGTGCAAAAACATCAGATGTATATTAACGGGCAGTTTACGGATGCGGAGAACGGGGAATGGATGGACGTGGTCAACCCTTCCACGGACGAAGCGGTCTCGCAAGTACCGAAAGCGACGCGGGCGGACGTGGCCCGGGCGATCGATGCGGCGGAAGCGGCGCAGGATGCCTGGGAAGAGACGCCGGCGGTGGAACGCGGTGTCTATCTGCACCGGATCGCGGCCGGTATACGCGAGCGGTCGGACGAAATTGCGCGGCTGATTTCCGAAGAAGTGGGCAAGACGATAGAGCTGTCGACGGTGGAGGTCAACTTCACGGCGGATTATATGGATTACATGGCGGAATGGGCGCGGCGGTACGAAGGCGAGATTGTCCAGAGCGACCGGGATAACGAGCATATTTTCGTATTCAAAAGAGCGATCGGCGTCACGACCGGCATTTTGCCGTGGAACTTCCCGTTTTTCCTTATTGCGCGCAAAATGGCTCCGGCGCTTATTACCGGCAACACGATCGTCGTGAAACCGAGCGCGGAGTCGCCGAACAACGCGATCGCGTTCGCGCAAATCGCGGACAAGGCCGGCCTGCCGCCGGGCGTGTTCAATCTGGTGACGGGACGCGGCGGCGAAGTGGGCAGCGAACTGGCCAGCAATCCGAAAGTCGGCATGGTCAGCCTGACGGGCAGCGTACCGGCGGGGCAGAAGGTCATGCAGGCCGCCGCCGAGAACATTATCAAAGTCAGTCTGGAGCTCGGAGGCAAAGCGCCGGCGATCGTACATAAAGACGCGGATCTGGATCTCGCGGTCAAAGCGGTCGTCGATTCGCGGGTCATCAACACCGGCCAGGTGTGCAACTGCGCCGAGCGCGTCTACGTGCACGAAGCGATCAAGGAAGAGTTCACGAACCGGCTCGTCGAAGCGATGCGGGCGGTCAAATACGGCGATCCG
This genomic window contains:
- a CDS encoding (Fe-S)-binding protein; translation: MKVSIFSTCVVDLMYPGVGKAMVEVLERLGCETDFPASQVCCGQPTYNSGYLEDSKAAMINMMRAFEQADYVVGPSGSCIAMFHEYPRIFKNDPQWELKAIALKNKSFEFTQFVVRVLGVTDVGARLEGLATYHRSCHMTRLLGETETPFLLLAEVDGLELAPLVNADNCCGFGGTFSVKMPEISQQMADEKSACVAETGADYLISADMGCLMNIGGRLSRTGREIQVMHIAEVLNQVPPNPKVKNDLTSGLNNSLTNGLTGGIST
- the aldA gene encoding aldehyde dehydrogenase, encoding MQKHQMYINGQFTDAENGEWMDVVNPSTDEAVSQVPKATRADVARAIDAAEAAQDAWEETPAVERGVYLHRIAAGIRERSDEIARLISEEVGKTIELSTVEVNFTADYMDYMAEWARRYEGEIVQSDRDNEHIFVFKRAIGVTTGILPWNFPFFLIARKMAPALITGNTIVVKPSAESPNNAIAFAQIADKAGLPPGVFNLVTGRGGEVGSELASNPKVGMVSLTGSVPAGQKVMQAAAENIIKVSLELGGKAPAIVHKDADLDLAVKAVVDSRVINTGQVCNCAERVYVHEAIKEEFTNRLVEAMRAVKYGDPLQDSDIHMGPLINKDAQDSVQAKVDRAVEQGAKVLLGGKKVEGKGSFYEPTVIGDATNDMEIIQEEIFGPVIPIVTFGTLDEAIALANDSEFGLTSSLYTQNLNAAMKVVKRLKYGETYINRENFEAMQGFHAGWRKSGIGGADGKHGLNEYLQTQVVYLQYDKDIN